The following proteins come from a genomic window of Helicobacter canadensis MIT 98-5491:
- the ftsZ gene encoding cell division protein FtsZ, translating to MVDVQEVKHDFSANIKVIGVGGGGSNMIGHLIATGTYDGIDLAVANTDAQAISTSLAPVRIQLGAKLTKGLGAGMKPQVGEDAALESYEELKSFLEGTDIVFISAGLGGGTGTGAAPVIAKAAREVGALTVSIVTKPFRWEGRKRSELAEEGYRKLRAESDSIVVIPNDKLLSIIDKNLGLKDSFRIVDDVLVRAVNGVSGVILSHSAGDINVDFADVRTVMNHKGLALMGIGEASGADAAKEAVKIAIESPLFDNMSISGAKGVLVLFYLNPDYPMAEISNAMEVVYDNTDPEAEVIFGTTTDAALERDKVRITIVATGFEKEASQTQTTASDDGATLKLVNPKDLSQKINQQTSLMNAKKKVSGDDFTNEEYLDVPAFLRRQMD from the coding sequence ATGGTTGATGTTCAAGAAGTAAAACATGATTTTAGTGCAAATATTAAAGTAATAGGCGTTGGTGGAGGTGGGAGCAATATGATTGGGCATCTCATTGCAACAGGCACTTATGATGGAATTGATTTGGCTGTAGCAAACACTGATGCTCAAGCAATTAGCACTTCTTTGGCTCCAGTAAGAATTCAGTTGGGTGCAAAGCTTACTAAAGGTTTAGGGGCGGGTATGAAGCCCCAAGTTGGTGAAGATGCGGCTTTAGAAAGTTATGAAGAGTTAAAGAGTTTTTTAGAAGGCACAGACATTGTTTTTATTTCCGCAGGGTTGGGCGGAGGAACAGGAACAGGAGCTGCACCTGTGATTGCAAAAGCAGCAAGAGAGGTAGGAGCCTTGACAGTTTCGATTGTAACTAAGCCTTTTAGGTGGGAAGGACGAAAACGATCGGAATTAGCAGAGGAGGGCTATCGTAAATTAAGAGCAGAGAGCGATTCTATTGTTGTGATTCCTAATGATAAGCTTCTTTCTATTATTGATAAAAATCTTGGGTTAAAAGATAGCTTTAGAATTGTTGATGATGTTCTTGTAAGAGCAGTTAATGGTGTTAGTGGTGTGATCCTTTCACATAGTGCAGGGGATATTAATGTGGATTTTGCTGATGTAAGAACTGTGATGAATCACAAAGGACTTGCATTAATGGGTATTGGAGAAGCAAGTGGTGCTGATGCTGCCAAAGAAGCGGTAAAAATTGCCATTGAATCACCTTTATTTGATAATATGTCTATTAGTGGAGCAAAAGGTGTTTTGGTGCTTTTCTACCTTAATCCAGATTATCCAATGGCAGAAATTTCTAATGCAATGGAAGTGGTTTATGATAATACTGATCCAGAAGCAGAAGTTATTTTTGGAACAACCACAGATGCAGCATTAGAAAGAGATAAAGTGAGAATCACGATTGTAGCAACAGGCTTTGAAAAAGAGGCTTCTCAAACACAGACCACAGCAAGTGATGATGGTGCAACTTTGAAATTAGTTAATCCAAAAGATCTAAGCCAAAAGATTAATCAACAAACTTCATTAATGAATGCTAAAAAGAAAGTGAGTGGTGATGATTTTACTAATGAAGAGTATTTGGATGTTCCTGCTTTTTTAAGAAGGCAGATGGACTAA
- the ftsA gene encoding cell division protein FtsA, whose protein sequence is MEQIILGIDIGSTKICAVIANCKEGIPHIIGTGFHKSQGLKKGTITNIEQASRAIKEAVNDAKRVAGTTNNKAIVSISGAYTKSTDNSGVVNIPNNEIGIKEINRAIQTALYNATIPSEYEVIHILPYNFKLDDQDFIDDPMGMTGSRLEVSVRIITAQKSSLGNLKKAIKAAGIEIQNIVLASYASSIAVLSEDEKNLGVACIDMGGSTCELMIHVGNSLRYNDFLGVGSNHITNDLAMALHTPQTIAERVKIEYGGLLKAEEESGNLIEIPSIGGDDNSKHQVSLSTVYNVVYARVEETLMILEKSLEKSNLKDQLGSGVVLTGGMVQLEGLRELASALFGMPTRIAKPVEIDGLFTDLRGPECSTAIGLILYASGKYTNYEIDSEKRIRYRNEKLEEGMGQFHEGINLMNPLRDKAPTHNSPVNSIPKSAADIKQDLSGITEIRKITAKNNNIFVQIWQKLTQMF, encoded by the coding sequence TCTACTAAGATTTGTGCTGTGATTGCAAATTGCAAGGAAGGGATTCCGCATATTATAGGGACTGGATTTCATAAATCGCAAGGACTAAAAAAGGGGACAATTACCAATATTGAACAAGCAAGTCGAGCGATCAAAGAAGCTGTCAATGATGCAAAAAGAGTTGCAGGGACAACTAACAATAAGGCGATTGTTTCAATTTCAGGTGCTTATACCAAAAGCACAGATAATTCTGGGGTTGTGAATATACCTAACAATGAGATTGGGATTAAAGAAATTAATCGTGCAATCCAAACAGCTCTCTATAATGCAACCATTCCTAGTGAATATGAAGTGATTCATATTTTGCCTTATAACTTTAAGCTCGATGATCAAGATTTTATTGATGATCCTATGGGTATGACAGGAAGTCGCTTAGAGGTTTCTGTTAGAATTATTACTGCACAAAAATCTAGCTTGGGAAATCTTAAAAAGGCTATTAAAGCAGCAGGGATTGAGATTCAAAATATTGTGCTTGCTTCTTATGCTTCTTCTATTGCAGTTTTAAGTGAAGATGAAAAAAATCTTGGTGTGGCTTGTATTGATATGGGTGGAAGCACTTGCGAATTAATGATACATGTTGGAAATTCATTGCGTTATAATGATTTTTTAGGTGTAGGATCTAATCATATTACTAATGATTTGGCGATGGCACTACATACTCCACAAACTATTGCAGAACGCGTTAAGATAGAATATGGTGGTTTATTAAAAGCAGAAGAAGAGTCAGGAAATCTAATTGAGATACCAAGTATTGGTGGAGACGATAATTCTAAACACCAAGTTTCTTTATCAACCGTGTATAATGTGGTTTATGCGCGAGTGGAAGAGACATTGATGATTCTTGAGAAATCACTAGAGAAAAGCAATCTTAAAGATCAACTTGGAAGTGGAGTTGTCTTAACAGGTGGTATGGTGCAGCTAGAGGGCTTAAGAGAGCTTGCTTCTGCTTTATTTGGAATGCCAACAAGGATTGCAAAACCCGTTGAGATTGATGGGCTTTTTACGGATTTGAGAGGTCCAGAGTGTTCTACGGCTATTGGGCTTATTTTGTATGCTTCAGGAAAATATACAAATTATGAAATTGATTCAGAAAAGAGAATCCGTTATCGTAATGAAAAATTAGAAGAAGGTATGGGGCAGTTTCACGAGGGTATTAATCTTATGAATCCTCTAAGGGATAAAGCACCTACACATAATAGTCCTGTTAATAGTATTCCTAAAAGTGCTGCAGATATTAAACAGGATCTTTCTGGAATTACAGAGATTAGAAAAATTACTGCGAAAAATAACAATATTTTTGTTCAAATTTGGCAAAAATTAACACAAATGTTTTAA